The nucleotide sequence AAAGCTTCCTATAAAGAATAATCTTTTTTATTACTTTTGCTTCTTTAAAATGAATCTAAATAAGGATGTCCTTAACAATTGCTGATTTAAAAAAAGGGGAACGGGCTACCATTATCGATAGCTCATCTGAAGATATTCCACTAAAACTCTTAGAAATGGGATGTTTACCCGGAAACACTGTAGAACTCTTACAAGTAGCTCCATTCCACGACCCAATGTATCTTAACATTAATGGCAGTTATTTAGCAATTAGAAAAGATACAGCATCATTAATTTTAATAGACAACATTAATGAGTAAACAAATAAATGTTGCCTTAATTGGAAACCCAAATACTGGAAAAACCTCTGTTTTTAATGCGCTTACTGGATTAAACCAAAAAGTTGGAAACTATCCAGGAATTACTGTAGATAAAAAAGAAGGAATTTGCAAATTATCTCGTGGTGTAAAAGCACATATTTTAGACCTCCCTGGAACATATAGTTTAAATGCATCGTCTTTAGATGAAAATGTTGTTATTGAATTACTGTTAAACAAGAATGATAAAGATTATCCTGATGTAGCAGTTATTGTAAGTGATGTTGAAAACTTAAAACGTAACCTGCTTCTTTTTACGCAAATAAAAGATTTAAAAATTCCAACCATTCTAGTCATTAACATGGCAGATAGAATGTCACGCAAAGGGATTTCTTTAAATATTGAATTATTAGAAAAAGAACTAAAGACAAAAATTGCCCTAGTAAGTACGCGAAAAAATGAAGGGATTAGTAATTTAAAAACCTTAATCGAAAACCATAAGATACTTTCTACCGAGCCTTGTTTAGATACGTCATCAATTGATACCGAATATTTTAATAGTCTCAAACAAGCATTTCCAAATCAAGATTTATACAAACTTTGGGTTGTTATTAGTCAAGATGCAAATTTTGGTAAAATTGATAGAAATGAACTTGATTTTTCAAAGTTTAAAACCAAGTCTAAAAGTGAATTAAAACGTCTTCAGCAAAAAGAAACTATCAAACGCTATCAATTTATTAACGGCGTTCTTAAAGAAGGCCAAACCATTGATAAAGCAAAAGCAACTGACTTAAGAGCTAAATTTGATAGAATTTTAACTCATAAAATCTGGGGATATGCCATCTTTTTTGTGATTTTACTCACCATTTTTCAAGTGATTTATGATTGGGCAACAGTACCAATGGACTTTATTGATAGCTCATTTGCATCGTTAGCAGATTGGATAAAAGTAACATTTCCAGGAGGCGGAAAATTAACCGACTTAATTGCTGAAGGAGTCGTTGCAGGAATTGGTGGTATTATCATCTTTATTCCACAAATAGCCTTTTTGTTTTTGTTCATTTCAGTATTAGAAGAAAGTGGCTATATGAGTCGTGTCGTGTTTTTAATGGATCGTGTAATGCGTCGTTTTGGACTTAGCGGAAAAAGTGTAGTTCCATTAATTTCTGGAACTGCTTGTGCAATTCCAGCCATAATGGCGACTAGAAATATAGAAAATTGGAAAGAACGCTTAATTACTATTTTAGTAACACCTTTCACAACGTGTTCAGCTAGACTTCCTGTGTATTTAATAATTATTGCATTGGTTATTCCTGAAGGTCGTTTTCTTGGGCTAAGTTACCAAGCCTTAACGTTAATGCTTTTGTATTTATTAGGATTTGGAATGGCTGTATTATCAGCATATGTTTTAGATAAGATTCTAAAAACTAACAGAAAAACATTTTTTGTAATTGAAATGCCTAGTTATAAAGTGCCTTTACTTAAAAATGTAGTATTAACTGTTTTAGAAAAAACAAAAACCTTTGTTTTTGAGGCTGGTAGAATAATTTTAGCAATCTCAATTGTTCTTTGGATTTTAGCATCGTATGGTCCTGGAAAAGAATTTAACAATGCGGAAACAATTGTTGAAGAAACTTACCCTGAATTACAAGGTGAACAACTGGAAAACAAAGTTGCTTCTTATAAATTAGAGCATTCATTTATTGGTATTATTGGTAAAACCATTGAGCCAGCAATTCGTCCATTAGGTTACGATTGGAAAGTTGGTATTGGTATAGTTACCTCATTTGCTGCACGTGAAGTTTTTGTAGGTACGTTGGCAACTATTTATAGTGTTGGTAGTGCTTTGGATGATGATAATAAAACCATAAAAAACAGGATGGCGAACGAAGTTCATGACAATGGTAAAAAAGTGTTTACATTAGCTTCTGGTATTTCCCTATTGCTTTTTTACGCTTTCGCTATGCAGTGTATGAGTACTCTGGCAATTGTAAAACGAGAAACCAATAGTTGGAAATGGCCAATGATTCAATTGTTTGGAATGTCACTAATTGCTTACATTATTGCACTTATAGCTTTTCAAATTTTAAACTAATGAGTGAGGTTTTTCAAAATATCATTATTACAGTAATTGGATTGATTGCTATTGCGTTTTTGATAAGAAAATATGTTTGGTCACCAAAAAAAAAGAACTCCAAATCATGTGGTAGTGATGGTTGTGGTTGTTAACTATCGCGATTACTAAATTATATGAAAAGCCTCCAGATTTGAGCTACCAAAAACGTAACGATAAATCCTAAAATTACTGGTAATACTGAAGCTACAGTAGTCCATTTAGCACTTTTAGTTTCTTTGTAAATGGTATAAATTGTTGTACTACAAGGGTTATGTAGTAAGCTAAATAGCATTATGTTAATAGCTGTTAATAATGTCCAACCTCCTGCTTTTAAAATATCGGCTGTTGCATCCATAGAGTCGAGTTCAAACATTACACCTGCACCTTCACCTCCAGAGATTCCTGTAGCCATAACTGTTAACATTAAAATAGTTGGGATAACAATTTCATTAGCTGGAATTGCCACAATATAGGCCAATAAAATAACCCCATTTAAACCTAATAACCATCCAAAGCCATCGAACGAATCAATTAACCATACTGCAATACTTACATCACCAATAAATATATTTGAAATAAGCCAAATTACTGCTCCAGCAGGTGCTGCAAATACAATAGCTCGCCATAATACAATTAAGGTTCTATCTATTAAAGAGGTGTAAAGTGTTTTCCAAAAACGTGGTGGTCTGTAAGGAGGTAATTCTAAATTAAAAGTAGAAACTTCACCTTTTAAAACAGTTTTTGATAATGCCCAAGACGTTAAAAACATGAACGCCATTCCTAAAACTGCTATTCCAATTACCGATAATAAAGCTGCTACACTTGAAAATGACGAAGGCACTACCGCTCCAATAAAAATGGTTGCAATTAATATTTGTGTTGGCCAACGTCCATTACAAAGCGAAAAATTATTAGTAATTATTGCAATTAGTCGTTCTCTAGGGCTGTCAATAATTCTAGTCGCTATAACACCAGCTGCGTTGCAACCAAAACCCATACTCATAGTTAATGCTTGTTTTCCGTGAGCTCCAGATTTTTTAAATAGATTATCTAAATTGAATGCAACTCGTGGTAAATAACCAAAATCTTCAAGTAGAGTGAATAAAGGAAAGAAAATTGCCATGGGTGGCAACATCACTGCAATTACCCAAGCTACTGCTAGATAAACGCCATCAATTAAAAATCCATCAAGCCACCAAGGCATTCCAATGCTTGATGCGCCACTTTTTAATGCTGGATGAATAGTATCTAACAACAAATTAGCCAACATAGATGAAGGATAATTAGCACCAATAATTGTTAACCATAGAACTACTCCCAAAATGAGAAACATAATAGGAAATCCAAACGTCTTACTTGTAACAATCTTATCGATTTTTGAATCTAACCGAAACCTTTTTTTCCCTTCTTCTGTATGGACACTGTCTTTAACAATATTTGCAGCATCAGCGTAAATACCTTCGGTTAAATTATCATGAAAATCGTCACCTATTTGCCAACGCAACTCGTTTGATAATTCAATGATGTCTTCAATGTTCTTTTTGCTCATAATTACACTAATTCGCCTGTTTTTAAAGCGTCTATTATTTGTGAATCTCCTTCTAATAATCTAAATGCTATCCATCTACTATTTGAAATTCCTGGAAACTCTTTTTCTATTTCAGCACTCAGCTTTTTTACAGCCTTTTCAATATTTGGTGGCACATTTTTTATACGGTGCGGTTTACACACAATAGTAGCATTAGCTACTTCAGAAATGGTTTGAATGAGCTCTGGAATACCTTCTTTATATCTCGCGCTTGTTGCTACTACTGGAATTCCTAAGTCTCTTGCTAAAGTTCTTTGGTCTATAACAATATTATTACGTTTAGCTTCATCCATTAGGTTAAGGCATAACACTGCTTTATCAGTGATTTCTAAAATTTGAAGTACTAAATTCAAGTTACGTTCTAGCCTGTTGGCATCTGCAACAATAACAGTTACATCAGGTCGTCCAAATAGTAAAAAATCTCTTGCAACCTCTTCATCTGTTGAAGTTGACAACAATGAATAGGTTCCAGGCAAATCCACAAGTTTATATTTTTGTTTATTATACTCAAAACCTCCTTCAGCTCTAGTTACTGTTTTTCCAGGCCAATTTCCCGTATGTTGCCTTAGCCCTGTTAATGCATTAAAAACTGTACTTTTACCTGTATTTGGATTTCCTGCCAAAGCCACTACAAAATCAAAATTATCAGTATTAATTCCTAGTTTTTTTAGTCCTTCTGCATTGAACTGTGCACAAGTTTCACAAGCACTTTTTACTGCTTTAGTTTCCATTGTCTAGTTTTTTAATGAGAATTTTTGAAGCTTGGTTTTTTCGTAATGCTATTGATGTCCCTTTTATTAAATAGGCATGAGGTTCTCCTAAAGGATTTAATAAGTCTATTTTTATTTTTGACCCTTTCACAAAACCTAAATCCAATAAACGACGTCTGCTTTCTCCTCTACTTTCTTTTGATATTCCAATAATTTCTGCTTCTTCATTTTCTTGCAATCCAGATAAACGAGCTATATTGTCTTCGATAACTACTTCCTTTTCTATTGGTAATACTGTAAGATTTGAAGCCACAATTGGCGCCAACACAAACTCCTCACCTTCAGACTGAAATACAATACGTGTTTTATTGTTTTCAACCACTTTTAATAAAGATCCAATATGAATGTTTTCGGCAAGTATTTGCTTGTAAATCACTTCAGGTTCGTCTTCAATATGTGTGATTCTAGCAATAGAATTTACAGGTAATAATGGTAATTCTACACCTTCAATTTTAGCAATTTTTCCAGTTTTTGTTGGAATAGGATCACCATGTGGATCGAACTTTGGGTTTCCAAGTTGTGATGCTAATTTGTTAGTTTCATCATGATTTAACTTATGTTCCATCCTTTCGGCTCTGTCATGCCACTCGTTTTTATGAAACCCTGTTCTATCAGCTAAATAACGTTCCCAAAGACGATGTACTCTTATAATACGTAAAGCATATTCGTGGCCTTCTTCTGTAAGTTTCAATGCATCAGAATCAAAATATACTAAGTTGTTGATAGACATTTTTTTAATAGCTTCAACAATACTCTTATTTTTAAAATTTAAAGACTGTACCAATGTTTTAGTATCAACTTTATTTCCTGAATTTTCAAAGTGATAGAGTTGTTTTAATATGTCTTCAATAATAACTTTTTCATCACTCTTAAAGTTTTTCTGTAACAACCAAAACCATCCTTTTATTGGTCTAAATAACAAGAACAATAAAATGGATATTCCAAAAAATATAATAAGTGCTGTTGTTGGGTTATAATCGTTCATATTATAAACTTAAATAAAGATTTTCAGCAACATCTTTAGATATGGTCATTGTTTTGGAATTGGTTTCAATAGTAAACGAATCATCAAAAGGCTCAAAATCAATTATCTTAATTGTATCACCTAAAGCCAATTCATTTTTGTTTAAATATTTTAAAAATGCCTTGGAAGAATCTTTGACACTTGATAAAACTCCTTGACTCCCTGTTTCAATATCTAAAATACTTTTGCTTTTTATTTTGGTGTAATTTCCGTTTTTATCAGGAATAGGGTCTCCATGAGGATCATGTGTTGGGTTTTCTAAAAAATTATCTAGTTTATCAATCAATTTTTCAGATTTAATATGCTCCAATTGTTCGGCAATTTCATGAACCTCATCCCAAGAAAAATTAAGCTTTTTCACTAAAAATGTTTCCCATAGTCGATGTTTTCTAATCACGGAGGTTGCTGTTATACGACCTGTCTCGGTTAAGCTAACTCCTTGATATTTTATGTAGTTAGCCAACTCTTTTTCAGCTAATTTTTTTATCATATCTGTTACCGAAGATGCTCTAGTATCTATCTTTTCTGCAATAGCATTTGTGCTTACAGCTTCATTTCCTTGTTTACCTAAATGATAAATTGCTTTTAAATAGTTCTCCTCAGATAAAGTTACCATCTCATATAAATTTTTACAAATATACGTTTTTTACTTAAATTTAAATATATTTTTAGTCTTGCCTAAATTTTAATTTATATTTGCATAAAAAATATTGAAGTGAAATCATTTATAATACTTATTTTATCTCTATACTCTTTTTCCTTAAGCAGTCAAACATTTAACATCTCAGGTAATGTTAAGGGCAATAGCCTATCACTAGCGTTCGCTAATGTTACAATAAAAAGCATCAATAAAGGTGCTGTCTCTGACGAAAATGGAAATTTTCTCATTAAGAATATTCCAAACGGAACATATATTATTGAAAGTTCTTTTACTGGATACATAACTTATAAAAAGCGCATCACAGTAAACAATCAAAATATTACTGTCAATTTTAATTTAGTTGAAGATGCTCTTTTAGACGAAGTTGTAATTACAGGTACACGAACTTTTAAGCGTAAAACGAATTCGCCAGTTATTGTAAACATATTAAACAGTGAGGCTTTAGAGAATATTCAAGCCTGTAACTTATCGGATGGTTTAAAGTTTCAACCAGGATTGAGAGTAGAAACAGATTGTCAAACTTGTAATTATACACAATTACGAATGAATGGTTTAGCTGGTGGTTATTCTCAGATTTTAATAAATGGTCGTCCAATTTTTAGTCCTTTAACTGGCTTATATGGTTTAGAACAAATTCCAGTAAATATGATAGATCGTATTGAAACTATACGTGGTGGTGGCTCTACACTTTATGGCTCTAGTGCTATTGGTGGTGTAGTAAATATTATTACAAAAGTTCCAAAAGATAATAGCTACGATATAAGTTATACATATCAATCAATTGATGGAAAAGCTAACGATAATATTATAAATGGAAATACAACAGTAGTTTCTAAAAATGAAGCTTCTGGACTTTCTTTATTTGTTAATAGAAGACAGAGAGATTATTATGATGCTAACGGTGATAACTTCTCCGAACTTCCAGAATTAAAAAACACCTCATTTGGCACAAATCTATTCTTACTACCTGCGGAAAATCAAAAATTAGAAGCTAGTTTCAGTAGTTTAAATGAATATAGATATGGTGGAGAAATGGTTGACAAAGCACCTCACCTAGCTTTACAATCAGAAGAAAGAACTCATAATGTTTTAATGGGAAGCCTTGATTATCAAATTAATTTTAATGATGA is from Pontimicrobium sp. SW4 and encodes:
- a CDS encoding FeoA family protein yields the protein MSLTIADLKKGERATIIDSSSEDIPLKLLEMGCLPGNTVELLQVAPFHDPMYLNINGSYLAIRKDTASLILIDNINE
- the feoB gene encoding ferrous iron transport protein B: MSKQINVALIGNPNTGKTSVFNALTGLNQKVGNYPGITVDKKEGICKLSRGVKAHILDLPGTYSLNASSLDENVVIELLLNKNDKDYPDVAVIVSDVENLKRNLLLFTQIKDLKIPTILVINMADRMSRKGISLNIELLEKELKTKIALVSTRKNEGISNLKTLIENHKILSTEPCLDTSSIDTEYFNSLKQAFPNQDLYKLWVVISQDANFGKIDRNELDFSKFKTKSKSELKRLQQKETIKRYQFINGVLKEGQTIDKAKATDLRAKFDRILTHKIWGYAIFFVILLTIFQVIYDWATVPMDFIDSSFASLADWIKVTFPGGGKLTDLIAEGVVAGIGGIIIFIPQIAFLFLFISVLEESGYMSRVVFLMDRVMRRFGLSGKSVVPLISGTACAIPAIMATRNIENWKERLITILVTPFTTCSARLPVYLIIIALVIPEGRFLGLSYQALTLMLLYLLGFGMAVLSAYVLDKILKTNRKTFFVIEMPSYKVPLLKNVVLTVLEKTKTFVFEAGRIILAISIVLWILASYGPGKEFNNAETIVEETYPELQGEQLENKVASYKLEHSFIGIIGKTIEPAIRPLGYDWKVGIGIVTSFAAREVFVGTLATIYSVGSALDDDNKTIKNRMANEVHDNGKKVFTLASGISLLLFYAFAMQCMSTLAIVKRETNSWKWPMIQLFGMSLIAYIIALIAFQILN
- a CDS encoding FeoB-associated Cys-rich membrane protein, which translates into the protein MSEVFQNIIITVIGLIAIAFLIRKYVWSPKKKNSKSCGSDGCGC
- a CDS encoding metal-dependent transcriptional regulator, giving the protein MNDYNPTTALIIFFGISILLFLLFRPIKGWFWLLQKNFKSDEKVIIEDILKQLYHFENSGNKVDTKTLVQSLNFKNKSIVEAIKKMSINNLVYFDSDALKLTEEGHEYALRIIRVHRLWERYLADRTGFHKNEWHDRAERMEHKLNHDETNKLASQLGNPKFDPHGDPIPTKTGKIAKIEGVELPLLPVNSIARITHIEDEPEVIYKQILAENIHIGSLLKVVENNKTRIVFQSEGEEFVLAPIVASNLTVLPIEKEVVIEDNIARLSGLQENEEAEIIGISKESRGESRRRLLDLGFVKGSKIKIDLLNPLGEPHAYLIKGTSIALRKNQASKILIKKLDNGN
- a CDS encoding metal-dependent transcriptional regulator, producing the protein MVTLSEENYLKAIYHLGKQGNEAVSTNAIAEKIDTRASSVTDMIKKLAEKELANYIKYQGVSLTETGRITATSVIRKHRLWETFLVKKLNFSWDEVHEIAEQLEHIKSEKLIDKLDNFLENPTHDPHGDPIPDKNGNYTKIKSKSILDIETGSQGVLSSVKDSSKAFLKYLNKNELALGDTIKIIDFEPFDDSFTIETNSKTMTISKDVAENLYLSL